GGGTGCTGGGCTTCGGTCTTGTCTGGTGTGTCTTCGCGTTCCTGGTTATTGCCTCACATCTGCATTTTATTATCGGAGTGGATGAAGAGAAGCAGAAGCGTCTGGATGCCGTCCGTAAGGCCAAGCTGGCGCAGTGGCAGGGCAAGTGGAACGAAGAAGGCCGGGTGTCGCAGAGATCATAGTCCAGGTATAGAGCTAGTGGTGTAAAACTACCCCCTGTGTGCCCTTGCGGCGGACCGGGGGTTATCTGTGCGTGCCTCGCCTGACGGGAGTAAGTTACCCGGTGTTATATATATATTCCTAGCTGTATTCATTGATGTGTTTTTCCCGGAAAGGCCTGTTGTTTCGGCATACCTGCCATACATACCTGATGGCTTGTCATAGAGCTGTCATAACTTTTGAAAGATACAGTGTAACCTGTTGTACTCCGGTGTGGCCAGCATGTATAATGGGTACAGAATAGTACAGATCGGGGTATGGGGGTGTAACAGTTGGAAGGTCAAGGCGATAATATCACAAAGCATGAACAACTGCTGCAGCACATTGAAAGTCTGAAGGTAGGAACCAAGATCTCCGTCCGCAAGCTGGCGAAGGAGATGGGGGTCAGCGAAGGTACGGCTTACCGTGCGGTGAAGGAAGCGGAGAACCTGGGAATCGTCATCACCAAGGAACGGATCGGTACGGTCCGGGTGGAGAAGAAGCCGCGGAATATTTCCGAACAACTGACCTTCGGGGATGTCGTAGATATTGTTGAGGGGCATGTGCTTGGCGGAGCAGAGGGTCTGAACAAGCATCTTCATAAATATGTGATCGGTGCGATGAAGGTCGATGCCATGATCCGGTACATCGATGCCGACAGCCTGCTGATCGTAGGGAACCGCGATGATGTGCATTCGCTTGCGCTGGAGCAGGGGGCAGGGGTTCTTGTAACGGGGGGCTTCGGCACCAGCCGTGAGGTCAAAACGCTGGCCGATGAGCTTGACCTGCCGGTAATCTCGTCCAGACATGATACGTTTACGGTGGCTTCGATGATTAACCGTGCGATTTTTGACCGGCTGATCAAGAAGAAGATTATGCTGGTCGAGGATATCGTGGAGGGCAAGCTGCGGCTGAACACGCTCAAAATCTCCAGCACCGTAGGAGAGCTGCGTGAACTGGCACAGGCCAGCGGCGAGCAGCGGTTCCCGGTCACGGATGAGTGGCACCGGGTTATCGGGATTATAGGCCGGCGTGATGTGGAGGATCTCAGCGAAGGGCAGAGCATCGAGAAGGCGATGGTGCGCAGTCCGGTCACCGCTGCACTCCAGACCTCGCTGGCTTCGGCGGCGCAGATTATGATGTGGGAGGGGATCGATTTTCTGCCCATTGTGGACCGTAACCGCAAGCTCGTGGGGTCGGTCACCCGGCGTGAAGTGCTGCAGAGCCTGCGCGACGCCAGCAATCAGCCGCAGCTGGGAGAGACATTTGATCATCTGATCTGGAACGGGTTCGCGGATGAGCGGGATGAGGAGGGCAGGCTGTTCTTCCACGGCTTCATTACCCCGCAGATGGCGACCGATCTGGGGACGATCTCGGAGGGAGTTCTGTCCACCCTAATGACCCTGTCCGCCTGCAAAGCAGCCAAGGACATTACCGGGAACGACTATGTACTGGACAATATGTCAACCTATTTCATACGTCCGGTACAGATTGAGCATTCCATCACCGTCATGCCGAAGCTGCTGGAGATCAGCCGCCGTACCTGTAAGCTGGAGATTGAAATCAGCTATATGGATACCATTGTAGCCAAGGCCGTTCTGATGCTGCAGTCGATTGACCACGGGTAGCGGGGATGAGCGAGTAATGATGAATAAGGATTCATTTACGGAAAAATTTCAAAATAGACCAGGGCTGTCCTGCAGGTGAGCAGGATGGCAACTGGTCTATTTGTATGGGTGGGGGCTGAACCCTCAGCTTCTGCTGCGCATCCGGCTGTAGTAGCTGTAGCTGCGCAGTCCCGAGAAGACATTGAACAGGCCCAGCAGCAGAAAAGCAGTCTCAATGACCACGTTAAGCGTCGAGCCGCGGAACATGAACATCGACATGAGTGAAAGCGTGACCAGCATTCCGCCCAGCAGCATGTTCATGATTGAGCGCTTGGTTCCTTGAACGAGCGGGTCGGTGCTTCTGCGGGAAGAGATGCTGTACGCAGCGGCGCATACCATGAAGATAACGAGCAGGGCAAACAGCAGATACTTAATGAACATAATCATGAACAGCAGCTCCTTTGTGGAAGACCGGGCAGTCAGCGTAGCCTCAGCCGGGCACTCTGTATCCTGTGATTGTAATTTGTCCACTATTGTATCATGATTCGCGGCTCAGCTGCGTTTATACGGACTGATTTCCACCCAGATTTGCAGCACGCCCTCCATTACCAGCATGGTGCGGATTTTGACGGTGTATTCCTTCTCGCGGGCCAGATAGATTTTGCTGTCCAGCAGCAGGCGCGCCAGCTTGCCGTCGGAATCGATATCGAACATGCTGCGCCCGCGCAGCGGCTCCAGATCGCCCGCCAGCTTGCTGAGGACCTCCTTGGCTGTCACCGGGTCCAGCGCCGCCGCACCGTCCTTGACCTTGCTGTCCTCGGTGCGCACCTTAATCTCACGGATGACGGTGGAGGTGTTGTTGTATTTTTTGAGCGTCAGAATGTCTTTCCGGTATTGTTCAATCTCCAGCCGCAGATCCTGGTTATTGACCCAGAGCATGTTATAGCCCATATGATAAATCGCGTTATACAGGGCGGCTCCCACTATCATCCCCAGCACAAATACAGCAGCAATCTGCGAGAAACGGCGGTAGCGGTCAAACGGCGGAAGTCGCATGTATCTTTTCACCCCTTCGCTTCTACTTGCCGCAGACCCACTTGACCAGCTCACTGCCCATATGAGCGCCCAGGAAGGCGAACACGAGGTAGAGAATCTGCTTGATGGCCGGAGAGAGATTGCCTCCCAGCATATTGCTCTCAATGACCCGCATCGGGTCGATGGTTCCGCCTACAGCGGCAGCTAGTGCCCATATCTTAATCCGGTCTGCGATTTCCAGCATGGTATCGGTTGGCGGTTGAAGAGAGACGACGGCTCCGATTCCGCCCAGCATCGCTCCACCCAGCACTATGCCGAACGCGATGAAGAAGTCGAGGACGGCCTTGCTTAAGAAAATATCCATAAAAAGCTCCCTCCTTAGATCAGGCGGCGGCCTGGCTTTTGCCTGTCCATATGCGCTTAATCCATTCTATGGGCGGCTCCCCCTCTAATATGATAAAATAGTTTCATCTTATGTTTTGATTTGGAGCTGAAGGGAAGTGGGGAATATGAGCCCATTCGTGCATTTGCATGTGCACAGCGAATACAGTTTACTGGACGGGGCGGCGCGCATTACAGATCTCGTGCGCCGGGCCGGCGAATACGGCATGACATCGCTGGCGCTGACGGATCATGGTGTGATGTACGGGGCCATCCCTTTCTATAAAGCCTGCCAGGCGCAGGGAATCAAGCCGATTATCGGCTGTGAAGCTTATTTGACCGCAGGCTCCCGCCGTGAGCGGGGAAGCCGCAAGGATCAGCCGATCTACCATCTGATTCTGCTGGTGAAGAATATGACCGGCTACCGGAATCTGATGAAGCTGATCTCCATCGGCCATCTGGAGGGCCAGCATTACAAGCCGCGCATCGATATGGAGGCGCTGGCAGCACATGCCGAAGGCATCATCTGCCTCAGCGCCTGTCTGGGCGGAGAAGTACCGCAGCATTTGCTGCACGGCCGGGAGGATGAGGCGCGTAAGGCGGCGCTGCGGTATAAGGAGATTTTTGGAAGCGACTTCTATCTGGAGCTGCAGGATCACGGGATACCGGAACAGAAGCGGGTGAATCCGCAGCTGACTGCGCTTGCTGAAGAGCTCCATATTCCGCTGGTGGCGACCAATGATGTCCACTATATGGACAAGGAGGATGCGGAGGTTCAGGATGTGCTGATCTGCATCGGCACGGGCAAATCCGTGGACGATGAGGACCGGCTGAAGATCGGGACGGACCAGCTGTTCTTCAAAAGCGGGGAGCAGATGGCAGCGCTGTTTCCGCATGTGCCGCAGGCGATAGAGAACACGCAGCGGATCGCTGAAGCGTGCAATCTGGAGCTGACGTTCGGCAATCATATTCTCCCGGAATTCTCACCTCTGCCGGAAGGGCTGGATGCCGCTGCTTATCTGCGCGAGCTGTGCCGCAGCGGGCTGGAGCAGCGCTATGCGGATACTCCGCTCTGGGAATCGCCGGAGCAGAAGGAGACGGCCGAGAAGCGGCTAGACTACGAGCTGGGAGTCATTGAGAGCATGGGGTTCAGCGATTATTTCCTGATCGTGTGGGATTTTATCGCTTTTTGCCATCGAAATGGAATTGTAACCGGTCCGGGCCGTGGTTCCTCCGCAGGGAGTCTTACCGCATACACGCTGAAGATTACCGATGTGGACCCGCTGAAATATAATCTGCTGTTCGAGCGGTTCCTGAATCCTGAGCGGATCACGATGCCCGATATTGATATCGACTTCAGCGACGAACGCCGCGATGAGGTTATTGCGTATGTGGTGGATAAGTACGGCAAGGAGCATGTGGCGCAGATCATCACCTTCGGTACGATGGCGGCAAGGGCTGCTGTCCGGGATGTGGGCCGGGCGCTGAATCTGCCGTATAACGAGGTGGACAAGGCGGCGAAGCTGATTCCGGGCCAGCTTGGCATCAGCATCACCCGGGCGCTGGAGAGTACGCCTGAGTTGAAGGCGCTGTATGAGACGAATCCGAAGACCAGAGGCCTGCTCGACATGGCGATGAAGGTGGAGGGAATGCCG
This genomic interval from Paenibacillus sp. FSL H8-0332 contains the following:
- a CDS encoding DRTGG domain-containing protein; the protein is MEGQGDNITKHEQLLQHIESLKVGTKISVRKLAKEMGVSEGTAYRAVKEAENLGIVITKERIGTVRVEKKPRNISEQLTFGDVVDIVEGHVLGGAEGLNKHLHKYVIGAMKVDAMIRYIDADSLLIVGNRDDVHSLALEQGAGVLVTGGFGTSREVKTLADELDLPVISSRHDTFTVASMINRAIFDRLIKKKIMLVEDIVEGKLRLNTLKISSTVGELRELAQASGEQRFPVTDEWHRVIGIIGRRDVEDLSEGQSIEKAMVRSPVTAALQTSLASAAQIMMWEGIDFLPIVDRNRKLVGSVTRREVLQSLRDASNQPQLGETFDHLIWNGFADERDEEGRLFFHGFITPQMATDLGTISEGVLSTLMTLSACKAAKDITGNDYVLDNMSTYFIRPVQIEHSITVMPKLLEISRRTCKLEIEISYMDTIVAKAVLMLQSIDHG
- a CDS encoding YtpI family protein; its protein translation is MDKLQSQDTECPAEATLTARSSTKELLFMIMFIKYLLFALLVIFMVCAAAYSISSRRSTDPLVQGTKRSIMNMLLGGMLVTLSLMSMFMFRGSTLNVVIETAFLLLGLFNVFSGLRSYSYYSRMRSRS
- a CDS encoding YtrH family sporulation protein, with the translated sequence MDIFLSKAVLDFFIAFGIVLGGAMLGGIGAVVSLQPPTDTMLEIADRIKIWALAAAVGGTIDPMRVIESNMLGGNLSPAIKQILYLVFAFLGAHMGSELVKWVCGK